GACCATCGGATGCGGAGGTCCGCCTGGTCCGCCTTGGCCCATCGGTCCCCCCGGACCACCCATTCCGCCCTGTCCGCCTTGTCCTCTTTGCGCTATGGCAATACTGCCAAACATCACTCCAAGCAGCACGATAACCACTGCCCAGTTGACCCAGTTCTTTGTTCGAAAGCGTTTCATTTTCTTCATCCTCCTTATAAAACTTGCTTCTGAAGAGCAGGTCATGTGATCCGCTCCTGTTCGCTTGTACTTATATTTTACGTCTATAAACAAATAAGATTTATCTCAAACATCACGCCCATATCACGTTTATGTCGTTTCTTTGTAATTCATAGGTAAAATACGGCACTTGAGGTTGTTATGGATAAAATGGTTACAGTGTTAGGCGGAGGGTTTGCGGGAGTGGAGGCGGCGTGGGCAGTCGCTCAGCGAGGGGTTCGTGTCAGGCTCTATGAGATGCGTCCTCATAAGATGACCCCCGCTCATAAATCGGGCAATCTTGGCGAGTTGGTTTGCAGTAATTCTTTTAAATCAGATCAACCAACCTCCCCTGCAGGCCATTTGAAGTGGGAGATGGAACAATTAGGCTCACTTGTTATTCCCACTGCTCGAAAGCACGCCGTTCCTGCTGGGCAAGCCTTAGCGGTCGAGCGGGATGCCTTCAGCGCTGAACTAACCGAGCGAATTGAGAGCCATCCGCTTATTGAACTTATCCGCGAAGAAGTAACCTGCTTACCCACTGAACGCCCACTCATTGTAGCAACCGGCCCGTTAACTTCTGAAAGTCTCTCAAGTGAAATCGCCAAGTTAGCCGGACATGAGTATCTTTACTTCTATGATGCAGTCTCTCCAACTGTTGATGCCTCAACGATTAACTATGACCGTGTATTCAAGCAAAGCCGCTACGACAAGGGCGAGGGGGACGATTATATCAATTGCCCCTTTAATAAAGAGGAGTATCAGGCTTTCTATCAAGCATTAGTCAGCGCTGAACTAACGCCTTTGCGCGATTTCGAAGACCCTAAGTTCTTTGAAGGGTGTCTACCCCTCGAAGAGATAGCGTGCCGTGGTGAACGCTCAATGTCCTTTGGCCCCTTTAAGCCGGTAGGTCTTACCGATCCTCACACAGGCAGACGCCCTTGGGCAGTCATGCAGCTTCGACCTGAGGATAAACAGGGAAGACTTTACTCTTTAGTCGCCTGCCAAACCC
This genomic stretch from bacterium harbors:
- the trmFO gene encoding methylenetetrahydrofolate--tRNA-(uracil(54)-C(5))-methyltransferase (FADH(2)-oxidizing) TrmFO → MDKMVTVLGGGFAGVEAAWAVAQRGVRVRLYEMRPHKMTPAHKSGNLGELVCSNSFKSDQPTSPAGHLKWEMEQLGSLVIPTARKHAVPAGQALAVERDAFSAELTERIESHPLIELIREEVTCLPTERPLIVATGPLTSESLSSEIAKLAGHEYLYFYDAVSPTVDASTINYDRVFKQSRYDKGEGDDYINCPFNKEEYQAFYQALVSAELTPLRDFEDPKFFEGCLPLEEIACRGERSMSFGPFKPVGLTDPHTGRRPWAVMQLRPEDKQGRLYSLVACQTRMTWPEQKRVFHLVPGLENAEFVRLGVIHRNTYIDSPRLLLPTLQYKEEPTMFFAGQLVGVEGYIESAAAGLMAGINAARLVSGKEAVTLPEQTVLGSLLAYITTVPDKHFAPMNANWGLLPEEGTHTKDKTLRREKKLQSARTAFENFMQELP